The Deinococcus aerophilus genome segment CCCGATCTTCTGGACCGAGCGTTCCGCCTTTGGGACGCATGCGGGGAACGATCACCTCGTGCCCGGGGCACAGCTTGTCCAGGCCCGTATACCCCCGGTCTCCCCAGATACGACTTCCCCGAGGTAGGCGACCGAGCAACCTCGACTGTTTGAGGACCTTCATGTCATGGGTGCGCCCACCCGCGGGTGCACTGAGGTGGACGACCAACCCGTCCAGCGTCACTGCCACCTGCGTCTTGAGGGTGTGCGTGCCCTTCTTGGCACTGAAGTACTTCTTCTGATCCTTGGGCCGCCCGACGGCTTTCTTCCCGGGACCGCTGCCCTTGTTCTTCTTTGGTTGCCCTCGGGGCTGCTCAGTCCCGTCGACGATGAGGTCGGCAATCTCC includes the following:
- a CDS encoding HARBI1 family protein, translating into EIADLIVDGTEQPRGQPKKNKGSGPGKKAVGRPKDQKKYFSAKKGTHTLKTQVAVTLDGLVVHLSAPAGGRTHDMKVLKQSRLLGRLPRGSRIWGDRGYTGLDKLCPGHEVIVPRMRPKGGTLGPEDRALNHQIAKVRITVENVVCKIKKFRVCREFYRNDTRRHGLFWGCVAGLVNLRTLNRSPQFA